From a region of the Zonotrichia albicollis isolate bZonAlb1 chromosome 5, bZonAlb1.hap1, whole genome shotgun sequence genome:
- the NEUROG2 gene encoding neurogenin-2 has protein sequence MLVKAEVLAPPAEDELLLLGLGSPAPSPSLPSSAEEEEEEEEEEEELRAAPPARPVEAPGGRGLRRAEGKRRPGRSRGAPRAARTAETAQRIKRSRRLKANNRERNRMHNLNAALDALRDVLPTFPEDAKLTKIETLRFAHNYIWALTETLRLAGAARLGPDGAAAVPAEGSPSPASSWSGGAASPAPSASPYACTLSPASPAGSASDPEHWPGRFAPGPPPPLPRRCL, from the coding sequence ATGCTGGTGAAGGCGGAGGTCCTGGCGCCGCCCGCCGAGGacgagctgctgctgctggggctgggctcgcCCGCCCCCTCGCCCTCGCTGCCGTCCAGCGccgaagaggaggaggaagaggaggaggaggaggaggagctgcgCGCCGCTCCGCCGGCTCGGCCCGTCGAGGCTCCGGGCGGCCGCGGGCTGCGGCGGGCGGAGGGGAAGCGGCGGCCGGGGCGGTCCCGCGGCGCCCCGCGGGCGGCACGCACGGCGGAGACAGCGCAGCGCATCAAGCGGAGCCGGCGGCTCAAGGCCAACAACCGCGAGCGCAACCGGATGCACAACCTGAACGCGGCGCTGGACGCGCTCCGCGACGTGCTGCCCACCTTCCCCGAGGACGCCAAGCTCACCAAGATCGAGACGCTCCGCTTCGCCCACAACTACATCTGGGCGCTCACCGAGACCCTGCGGCTGGCCGGGGCGGCGCGGCTCGGCCCCGAcggggcggcggcggtgccAGCCGAGGGCAGCCCCTCGCCAGCCTCCTCCTGGAGCGGCGGCGCCGCCAGTCCCGCGCCCTCCGCCTCCCCGTACGCCTGCACTTTATCGCCCGCCAGCCCCGCGGGCTCCGCCTCGGATCCCGAGCACTGGCCCGGCCGCTTcgccccggggccgccgccgccgctgccccgcCGCTGCCTCTAG
- the ALPK1 gene encoding alpha-protein kinase 1: MSGQSAVAALLQQCQRALGTELLPRAPGEAEQREYRRCQALLPEELRSLLEEAKEMKWPFVPERWQYKQELGPEDKTNLQDMISARLPDLLAFLKASIVVRDSSTATAVVFLLDRFLYWLDASSRLLRLAKGLHRLHPGAPISPQLLIRQARLAVNAGKLLKAEYILSSLINDNGATGTWRYAEESDRVLVQAVCLQIRGQILQKLGMWYEAAELVWASIVGYFQLPQPDKKGIATSLGIMADIFASMDEQDYARFKTNADIDLSLLQEFNHRLLSAAEACKLAAAYSQYTPLFVLTAVNIRGMCLLSYSHSRDCPPEKREFYLSAAKESFEVGLLTKEEQSAITSRQELHSFIKASFCLATVHRWLHGDSQELHGVTQLCREALGKLHSYSTSFPEEEEKGVLAREIMSLVAAVKRRLRVGGFPNSDARSYVPDSYKGSVRKPVLQGEASFEKILAKHSQHHLSVCQVFEKTCRIHKTMLGEIQVGACITTLRTETKTMDTLCTAEDTAQQRSGAVKILGSPTAGNSSEGLSGQRNQDICSGVMKISFEEEMEPLEMKLNSEKDVFSRGQDRSQSTTSENSWCKLSKCSYSSSWEELSCNSSRESLRDGQQGEKGSVEEQCCTTEPNGSSQDMPLCSLPPRAWHPAPREPLRGSGGSPQHSSEGCAPRAGRMVEKEPLCREELQEGRHRGRSSSKEKSKGSNNEFPSLSILDSVPTRQEKSCAELSCRTKDSSREGSIGCFEWLHSGESADSTEGPSFEAQPPQDRSPSAPSTNIWLKTGSDSSVPGWVSTSAMLGNKSLQVPQVDTQAETMDDTEFELISLGDLVKDYPAALAPKHGATPSMPTALPSLGKIPTTKHFDCATTEEDEEKSQDVLGSRGQSSSSLSSGITSALVATSCPAGSVPRGSGIVFMPGRVKEELLDARFLRDDDYRQLLAGVEHHWLVQRLMPTGIFRSKELHKAYSALLLKYSKKSGLWTGQETAVFIGDYLNVAKEGKQRNAFWIHFLHQEESLGRYVGKEYKEEKGLLHHFSDVERQMTAQYYVTEFNKRLYEQKVPTQIFYIPSAVLLILEDRIIKGCVSVEPYILGEFVKLSNNTKVVKNEYKATEYGLAYGHFCYEFSKGTDVVVDLQGWVTGNGKGLIYLTDPQIHSLNSKDSRSNFGKKGIYYFFNDQHVECNEICSCLSLTRPSMELLA; encoded by the exons ATGAGCGGGCAGAGCGCCGTGGCcgcgctgctgcagcagtgccagcggGCCCTGGGCACCGAGCTGCTGCCCCGGGCACCGGGAGAGGCGGAGCAGCGGGAATACCGGCGGTGCCAAG CTCTGCTTCCTGAGGAGCTGAGGAGCCTGCTGGAGGAGGCAAAGGAAATGAAGTGGCCCTTTGTGCCGGAGAGATGGCAGTACAAACAAGAGCTGGGCCCAGAAGACAAAACAAACCTGCAAGATATGATCAGCGCCAGGCTGCCTGACTTGCTG gCTTTTTTGAAGGCCTCCATCGTGGTCCGGGACAGCAGCACGGCCACGGCCGTGGTGTTCCTGCTGGACCGCTTCCTGTACTGGCTGGACGCCTCCAGCCGGCTGCTGCGGCTGGCCAAGGGGCTGCACCGCCTGCATCCCGGCGCTCCCATCAGCCCGCAGCTGCTCATCCGCCAGGCTCGCCTCGCCGTCAACGCAG GGAAACTTTTAAAAGCTGAATATATCCTGAGCAGCCTGATTAATGACAATGGAGCAACGG GAACGTGGCGATACGCCGAGGAGAGTGATCGGGTTCTTGTTCAGGCAGTCTGCCTGCAAATCAGGGGACAGATCCTACAAAAGCTTG GGATGTGGTatgaggcagcagagctggtctGGGCTTCCATCGTGGGATACTTCCAACTTCCTCAGCCAGATAAAAAG GGAATTGCCACATCCTTGGGTATTATGGCAGACATCTTTGCTTCCATGGATGAGCAGGATTATGCACGCTTCAAAACCAATGCTGACATTGACCTG AGCCTCCTGCAGGAGTTCAACCACCGCTTGTTATCGGCGGCCGAGGCCTGCAAGCTGGCAGCTGCCTACAGCCAGTACACCCCCCTGTTTGTCCTCACGGCCGTG AACATCCGTGGGATGTGTCTGCTGTCCTACAGCCACTCCAGGGACTGTCCCCCGGAAAAGAGAGAGTTCTACTTGTCTGCAGCCAAAGAATCCTTCGAGGTGGGGCTGCTCACCAAGGAGGAGCAGAGTGCCATCaccagcaggcaggagctgcacagtTTCATCAAAGCCTCCTTCTGCCTGGCCACCGTGCACCGCTGGCTCCACGGGGACAGCCAGGAGCTCCACGGGGTcacccagctgtgcagggaagcCCTGGGCAAGCTGCACTCGTACAGCACCTCCTTcccagaggaggaagagaagggggTGCTTGCCAGAGAGATCATGTCTCTGGTTGCAGCTGTGAAGAGGCGCCTGCGGGTGGGAGGCTTCCCCAATTCCGACGCCAGGTCTTACGTCCCAGACAGTTATAAAGGCTCGGTACGAAAACCTGTCCTGCAAGGGGAAGCCAGCTTTGAGAAAATCCTTGCCAAGCATTCCCAGCACCACCTGTCAGTGTGCCAAGTGTTTGAAAAAACTTGCAGGATTCATAAAACCATGCTGGGAGAGATCCAGGTGGGAGCTTGTATCACAACCCTGAGAACAGAGACCAAAACCATGGACACCTTGTGTACTGCTGAAGACACAGCTCAGCAGAGGAGTGGTGCTGTGAAAATCCTGGGCTCACCAACAGCAGGAAACAGTTCAGAAGGACTCAGTGGCCAAAGAAATCAAGACATTTGCTCTGGTGTGATGAAAATTTCCTTTGAAGAAGAGATGGAGCCATTAGAAATGAAACTAAACAGTGAAAAAGACGTTTTCAGCAGAGGGCAAGACAGGAGCCAAAGCACTACTTCTGAGAACTCTTGGTGCAAGCTGTCCAAATGCAGTTACTCTTCCAGCTGGGAGGAGCTGAGTTGTAATAGCAGCAGAGAGTCTCTCAGGGACGGGCAGCAGGGGGAGAAGGGCTCAGTGGAGGAGCAGTGCTGCACCACAGAGCCCAATGGAAGCAGCCAGGACATGCCCCTGTGCTCCTTacctcccagagcctggcatccTGCTCCTCGGGAGCCCCTCCGTGGCTCTGGGGGGTCTCCTCAGCATTCCTCAGAGGGGTGTGCCCCTCGAGCAGGCAGGATGGTGGAGAAGGAGCCTCTCTGCAgagaagagctgcaggagggaaggcaCCGTGGAAGGAGCTCCTCAAAAGAGAAATCAAAGGGCTCAAACAATGAGTTTCCTTCCCTCTCCATCCTCGACTCTGTTCCTACAAGGCAGGAGAAGTCCTGTGCCGAGCTGAGCTGCAGGACcaaggacagcagcagggagggaagcatCGGTTGCTTTGAGTGGCTCCACTCGGGAGAATCTGCAGACAGCACCGAGGGTCCCTCGTTTGAGGCGCAGCCGCCCCAGGACAGGAGCCCTTCTGCACCATCAACAAACATCTGGCTGAAAACAGGCAGTGACTCCTCTGTGCCTGGCTGGGTGAGCACATCTGCCATGCTGGGGAACAAATCTCTGCAGGTGCCTCAGGTTGACACCCAGGCAGAAACAATGGATGACACTGAATTCGAGCTCATCAGCCTGGGAGACTTGGTAAAGGATTAtcctgcagcactggctccAAAGCATGGAGCAACTCCCAGCATGCCAACAGCTTTGCCCTCCCTGGGAAAGATACCCACAACCAAGCACTTTGACTGTGCCACTACCGAGGAGGATGAAGAGAAGTCTCAGGatgtgctgggcagcaggggacAGTCCAGTTCCTCTCTGAGTTCAGGGATCACATCAGCACTGGTGGCCACGAGCTGCCCTGCAGGTTCAGTCCCAAGGGGAAGTGGCATTGTCTTCATGCCTGGCAGAGTGAAGGAAGAGCTCCTGGATGCTCGCTTTCTGAGGGATGATGATtacaggcagctcctggcaggggtGGAGCATCACTGGCTTGTCCAGAGACTGATGCCTACTGGGATCTTTAGGAGCAAAGAGCTTCACAAAGCATACT CTGCTCTTCTTCTGAAGTACTCCAAGAAATCAGGGCTGTGGACAGGCCAGGAGACAGCTGTGTTCATTGGGGACTACCTGAACGTGGCCAAGGAGGGCAAGCAGAGAAATGCCTTTTGGATACACTTCCTGCACCAAGAAGAAAGCCTGGGAAG GTATGTTGGAAAGGAatacaaagaggaaaaaggactCCTCCATCATTTCAGTGACGTGGAGCGACAGATGACAGCCCAGTACTACGTGACAGAGTTCAACAAGAGGCTGTATGAGCAGAAGGTCCCTACCCAAATCTTTTACATCCCCTCTGCAGTCCTCCTG ATTCTGGAAGACAGAATTATAAAAGGGTGTGTGAGTGTGGAGCCCTACATCCTGGGGGAGTTTGTGAAGCTCTCCAACAACACCAAGGTGGTGAAGAATGAATACAAAGCCACGGAGTATGGTCTGGCTTACGGCCACTTCTGCTACGAGTTCTCCAAGGGAACTGACGTGGTCGTTGACCTTCAAG GTTGGGTGACAGGTAATGGGAAAGGCCTCATCTACCTCACAGACCCCCAGATTCACTCCCTCAATAGCAAAGACTCACGCTCCAACTTTGGGAAGAAAGGAATTTACTACTTTTTTAATGATCAACATGTGGAGTGCAACGAGATCTGTAGCTGCCTGTCCTTGACAAGGCCCTCCATGGAACTGCTGGCCTAG